From one Urocitellus parryii isolate mUroPar1 unplaced genomic scaffold, mUroPar1.hap1 Scaffold_440, whole genome shotgun sequence genomic stretch:
- the LOC144252503 gene encoding protein FAM156A/FAM156B-like, giving the protein MEEEQQWGSSRLPQKKTKLVERRRQQYVKPRAPYQVERKAKSTSSHDTDQERFKCECPYCQKCMGNTSGISTGKKATSCSSSWDKLTQDLSNLTLNPGTTQPPLVQGRLQEREEKSQKQVWWKSKRKFQKLLQE; this is encoded by the coding sequence ATGGAAGAGGAGCAGCAATGGGGAAGTTCAAGATTAcctcagaagaaaacaaagttagTGGAACGCAGGAGACAGCAATACGTCAAACCCAGAGCACCTTATCAGGTGGAGAGGAAAGCAAAATCCACATCTTCACATGATACAGATCAGGAGAGGTTCAAATGCGAATGTCCCTACTGCCAGAAGTGTATGGGGAACACTTCCGGGATCTCCACAGGAAAGAAAGCAACCTCTTGTTCTTCCTCCTGGGATAAGCTAACGCAAGACCTCAGCAACCTGACCCTCAACCCTGGTACCACCCAGCCCCCTCTTGTCCAAGGAAGGTtacaggaaagggaggagaagagCCAAAAGCAGGTGTGGtggaaaagcaaaaggaagttTCAGAAGCTCCTCCAAGAATAG